Proteins encoded together in one Mycobacterium simiae window:
- a CDS encoding bifunctional o-acetylhomoserine/o-acetylserine sulfhydrylase, producing MSSDNTNSETDPTAHWSFETKQVHAGQQPDPTTKARALPIYQTTSYVFDDTAHAAALFGLEVPGNIYTRIGNPTTDVVEQRIAALEGGVAALFLSSGQAAETFAILNLACAGDHIVSSARLYGGTYNLFHYSLAKLGVEVTFVEDPDDLDAWQSAVRPNTKAFFAETISNPQIDILDTPGVAGVAHANGIPLIVDNTIATPYLIQPLAQGADVVVHSATKYLGGHGSAIAGVIVDGGTFDWTRGRFPGFTTPDPSYHGVVYAELGPPAYALKARVQLLRDLGSAASPFNAFLVAQGLETLSLRIERHVANAQRVAEFLEGHDGVLSVNYPGLPRSPWHERAKKLAPKGTGAVLAFELAGGLEAGRAFVNALQLHSHVANIGDVRSLVIHPASTTHAQLSPAEQLSTGVTPGLVRLAVGIEGIDDILADLELGFAAVPKSSDPQAVAAF from the coding sequence GTGAGCTCCGACAACACCAATTCCGAGACGGATCCGACGGCGCACTGGTCGTTCGAGACCAAGCAGGTGCACGCGGGCCAGCAGCCCGACCCGACCACCAAGGCCCGGGCCCTGCCGATCTACCAGACCACGTCGTACGTCTTCGACGACACCGCCCACGCCGCCGCCCTGTTCGGGCTCGAGGTGCCGGGCAACATCTACACCCGGATCGGCAACCCGACCACCGATGTCGTCGAACAACGCATCGCCGCGCTCGAGGGCGGCGTCGCCGCGCTGTTCCTGAGCTCCGGTCAGGCCGCTGAGACGTTCGCCATCTTGAACCTGGCCTGTGCCGGGGATCACATCGTGTCCAGTGCGCGCCTGTACGGCGGCACCTACAACCTGTTCCACTACTCGCTGGCCAAGCTCGGCGTCGAGGTCACCTTTGTCGAGGATCCCGACGATCTGGACGCGTGGCAGTCCGCGGTGCGGCCCAACACCAAGGCCTTCTTCGCCGAGACGATCTCCAACCCGCAGATCGACATTCTGGATACGCCCGGAGTCGCCGGGGTTGCCCATGCCAACGGCATCCCATTGATCGTCGACAACACCATCGCCACGCCGTACCTGATCCAGCCGTTGGCTCAGGGCGCCGACGTCGTGGTGCACTCGGCGACGAAGTACTTGGGCGGTCACGGATCGGCGATCGCCGGCGTCATCGTCGACGGCGGCACGTTCGACTGGACGCGGGGCCGCTTTCCCGGGTTCACCACACCCGACCCGAGCTACCACGGCGTGGTCTACGCCGAGCTGGGACCGCCGGCCTACGCGCTCAAGGCGCGCGTGCAGTTGCTGCGCGACCTCGGGTCTGCGGCCTCCCCGTTCAACGCGTTCCTGGTGGCCCAAGGTCTGGAGACGTTGAGCCTGCGGATCGAGCGGCACGTCGCCAATGCCCAACGGGTGGCCGAATTCCTGGAGGGTCATGACGGTGTGCTGTCGGTGAACTACCCGGGCCTGCCCCGCTCGCCGTGGCATGAGCGGGCAAAGAAGCTGGCGCCCAAGGGAACCGGAGCTGTCCTGGCGTTTGAACTGGCCGGCGGTCTGGAAGCCGGGCGGGCGTTCGTGAACGCGCTGCAACTGCACAGCCACGTCGCCAACATCGGCGATGTGCGGTCGTTGGTGATTCACCCGGCATCGACCACCCACGCCCAGCTGAGTCCCGCCGAGCAGCTCAGCACCGGCGTCACGCCGGGGCTGGTGCGACTGGCCGTCGGCATCGAGGGCATCGACGACATCCTGGCCGACCTGGAGCTCGGGTTCGCGGCAGTCCCGAAAAGCTCCGACCCGCAGGCCGTGGCGGCTTTCTGA
- the metX gene encoding homoserine O-acetyltransferase MetX: MTISDVPTQTLPAEGEIGLVDIGSLTTESGAVIDDVCIAVQRWGELSPTRDNVVVVLHALTGDSHITGPAGPGHPTPGWWDGIAGPGAPIDTSRWCAVATNVLGGCRGSTGPSSLAPDGKPWGSRFPLITVRDQVEADIATLEALGISQVAAVVGGSMGGARALEWMVGHPERVRAGLLLAVGARATADQIGTQTTQIAAIKADPNWLGGDYHGTGRFPDAGLAIARRFAHLTYRGEVELDTRFANHSQSGEDPADGGRYAVQSYLEHQGAKILARFDAGSYVTLTEALNSHDAGRGRGGLKKALGRCPVPAVVGGIKSDRLYPLRLQQELADLLPGCTGLHVVDSICGHDGFLVETEAVGELIRKTLDLAANEGACRR, translated from the coding sequence ATGACGATTTCCGACGTCCCCACCCAAACGCTGCCAGCCGAAGGCGAGATCGGTCTGGTCGACATCGGCTCGCTGACCACCGAGAGCGGCGCGGTCATCGACGATGTCTGTATCGCGGTCCAACGCTGGGGCGAGCTGTCACCGACCCGCGACAACGTGGTCGTGGTCTTACACGCTCTCACCGGCGATTCCCACATCACCGGGCCGGCCGGACCCGGGCATCCCACTCCCGGCTGGTGGGACGGCATCGCGGGGCCGGGCGCACCGATCGACACCAGCCGATGGTGTGCGGTGGCCACCAACGTGCTGGGTGGCTGCCGTGGCTCCACCGGGCCGAGTTCGCTTGCCCCAGACGGGAAGCCGTGGGGTTCACGGTTTCCGCTGATCACCGTGCGCGACCAGGTCGAGGCGGATATCGCCACGCTGGAGGCGCTCGGCATCAGTCAGGTCGCGGCCGTGGTCGGCGGATCCATGGGCGGCGCACGGGCTTTGGAATGGATGGTCGGCCACCCCGAACGCGTTCGGGCCGGATTGCTGCTGGCCGTCGGTGCGCGTGCCACCGCGGACCAGATCGGCACTCAGACCACCCAGATCGCGGCGATCAAGGCCGACCCGAACTGGCTCGGTGGCGACTACCACGGCACCGGGCGGTTCCCGGATGCGGGCCTGGCCATCGCCCGCCGATTCGCTCACCTGACCTACCGCGGCGAGGTCGAGCTCGACACCCGATTCGCCAATCACAGCCAAAGCGGCGAGGATCCAGCGGACGGTGGACGCTACGCCGTGCAGAGCTACCTGGAACATCAGGGCGCCAAGATCTTGGCCCGTTTCGATGCCGGCAGTTACGTGACTCTGACCGAAGCGTTGAACAGCCACGACGCCGGGCGCGGCCGGGGCGGGCTGAAGAAGGCGCTGGGCAGGTGCCCGGTACCAGCCGTGGTCGGTGGGATCAAATCCGACCGGCTCTACCCGTTGCGGCTGCAGCAAGAGTTGGCCGACCTGCTGCCGGGCTGCACCGGGCTTCATGTTGTCGATTCCATCTGCGGGCACGACGGTTTTTTGGTGGAGACCGAGGCGGTGGGTGAATTGATCCGTAAGACACTGGATCTGGCCGCGAATGAAGGTGCGTGTCGGAGGTGA
- a CDS encoding class I SAM-dependent methyltransferase, protein MTRSRHDRSLSFGSAAAAYERGRPSYPPEAIDWLLPRGARQVLDLGAGTGKLTTRLVERGLEVVAVDPIPDMLEVLSASLPETRALLGTAEEIPLEDNSVDAVLVAQAWHWVDPERAIPEVARVLRPGGRLGLVWNTRDERLGWVRELGQIIGSDGDGRRFDVKLPPPFAEPERHQVEWTNYLTPQALIDLVASRSYCITSPTEVRTQTLEQVRNLLATHPALANSTGLAMPYVTVCIRATLAS, encoded by the coding sequence GTGACCCGCTCTCGGCACGACCGCTCCTTGTCGTTCGGTTCGGCGGCCGCAGCCTATGAGCGTGGACGGCCATCCTATCCGCCCGAGGCCATCGACTGGCTGTTGCCGCGCGGCGCGCGCCAGGTACTCGACTTGGGGGCGGGTACCGGCAAGCTGACCACCCGGCTGGTCGAACGCGGCCTGGAGGTGGTGGCCGTGGACCCGATTCCGGACATGCTCGAAGTGCTGAGCGCTTCGCTTCCCGAGACTCGCGCGCTGCTAGGTACCGCGGAAGAGATTCCGTTGGAGGACAACAGCGTTGACGCGGTTCTGGTCGCCCAAGCCTGGCACTGGGTCGATCCGGAGCGAGCGATTCCCGAGGTGGCCCGCGTGTTGCGGCCCGGCGGGCGACTGGGTCTGGTGTGGAACACCCGCGACGAGCGACTCGGCTGGGTGCGTGAGCTCGGTCAGATTATCGGCAGCGACGGTGACGGTCGCCGGTTCGACGTGAAGTTGCCGCCGCCGTTCGCCGAGCCCGAACGTCATCAGGTCGAATGGACGAATTACCTCACGCCGCAAGCGTTGATCGATTTGGTGGCATCGCGCAGCTACTGCATCACGTCGCCCACCGAGGTGCGCACCCAAACCCTGGAGCAGGTACGCAACCTGCTGGCTACGCATCCGGCGCTGGCCAATTCGACCGGGTTGGCGATGCCTTATGTCACCGTGTGCATCCGGGCGACGTTGGCTTCCTGA
- a CDS encoding APC family permease, with translation MPLSVADRCKRIFLGRPLTTDQLESERLSNRVALGALSPDAISSTAYGPEQIMIELLPAAGMAAFALLLPITGVILVILALVSASYRQVVMTYARSGGSYTVARENFGPRVAQVAAAALLIDYVVTVAVQPAAATVAVVSAVPALRPYHLEITLAAVVLICLVNLRGLRRSGRAFALSTYAFVAMITITILTGLTREIVWGLPRYDPQHIAGAVPVHQGSGLVMGATVLIVLRAFANGGASLTGIEAVSNSVDALQKPEGINARRIITLMACILGFLLAGVAWLAHVTHAVPYLDEYPSMLSEIAHAVFGNGVFGHLLYFLVQASTAAILFTGCNTSFNGFPALASFVAEDRFLPRPLTKRGHRLVFSNGILLLAGLALTLLVITEAKVSHLVPFFAIGVFTGFSMAGYGMAKYHLTQRGSGWRRKLLVNLSAGILSTVVVGIFAVAKFTEGAWLVVVVFPVLVFGLMRLNRKYRAEASVLEMSHGKDIDLDRHPRLRVLVFVDSVDLAEVEALRLGYGLHADDLTAVHFVIDVDRAMELRARWERFEHDTPLWLINCPDRHLSRAAFDLVCRVLSDHQDSKVTVLLPRRTFSPLLGRLLHDRTADKMARAVSRIRGATAIIVPYDIESRIARVAPKGLAPQEANVARMHTVT, from the coding sequence ATGCCGCTTTCCGTTGCCGATCGATGCAAGCGGATCTTTCTCGGAAGGCCGCTGACGACCGATCAGTTGGAGTCGGAGCGGTTATCCAACCGCGTTGCGCTGGGGGCTCTTTCACCCGATGCGATCTCCTCGACCGCCTACGGCCCGGAGCAGATCATGATAGAGCTCTTGCCGGCGGCGGGAATGGCCGCGTTCGCGTTGCTGTTGCCGATCACCGGTGTGATTCTGGTGATCTTGGCACTGGTGTCGGCGTCGTACCGGCAGGTCGTCATGACCTATGCGCGATCCGGCGGTTCCTACACCGTCGCGCGGGAGAACTTCGGCCCACGGGTGGCGCAGGTCGCTGCCGCGGCGCTGCTGATCGATTACGTCGTTACCGTGGCGGTACAACCCGCTGCCGCCACCGTTGCGGTAGTCTCTGCGGTTCCGGCTCTGCGTCCCTACCACCTGGAAATCACGCTGGCCGCGGTGGTGTTGATTTGCCTGGTCAACCTGCGCGGATTGCGTCGATCGGGCCGGGCATTTGCGCTGTCCACCTACGCCTTCGTCGCGATGATCACGATCACGATCCTGACCGGACTGACTCGTGAAATCGTGTGGGGATTGCCCAGATACGACCCACAGCACATTGCCGGAGCAGTGCCGGTCCACCAGGGCAGCGGATTGGTAATGGGCGCGACAGTGTTGATTGTGTTGCGCGCGTTCGCCAATGGCGGCGCGTCACTGACCGGTATCGAGGCGGTTTCCAACAGTGTCGATGCGTTACAGAAGCCGGAAGGCATCAACGCGCGCCGGATCATCACACTGATGGCGTGCATCCTGGGCTTCTTGCTGGCGGGTGTTGCCTGGCTTGCGCACGTCACGCACGCCGTGCCGTACCTGGATGAATACCCGTCGATGTTGTCCGAAATCGCCCACGCGGTCTTCGGCAACGGCGTGTTCGGCCACCTGTTGTACTTCCTGGTGCAGGCGTCCACCGCGGCCATTCTGTTCACGGGCTGCAACACCAGCTTCAACGGCTTTCCCGCGCTGGCGAGTTTCGTCGCCGAGGACCGCTTCCTGCCGCGACCGTTGACCAAGCGCGGCCATCGGCTGGTGTTCTCCAATGGCATCCTGCTACTGGCCGGGCTGGCACTGACACTGTTGGTGATTACCGAGGCAAAGGTCAGCCACCTGGTGCCGTTCTTCGCAATCGGTGTGTTCACCGGATTCTCGATGGCCGGCTACGGCATGGCGAAATACCATCTGACGCAACGCGGATCGGGCTGGCGGCGCAAGCTGCTCGTGAATTTGTCCGCCGGAATCCTGTCGACGGTCGTCGTGGGGATTTTCGCGGTAGCCAAGTTCACCGAAGGTGCGTGGCTCGTCGTTGTGGTGTTTCCGGTGCTGGTCTTCGGCCTGATGAGGCTGAACCGAAAATATCGTGCCGAGGCTTCCGTGCTGGAGATGTCGCACGGCAAAGACATCGACCTGGATCGGCATCCGCGACTTCGGGTGCTGGTTTTCGTCGATTCCGTCGACCTCGCCGAAGTCGAGGCGTTGCGCCTGGGGTACGGGCTGCACGCGGACGACTTGACGGCGGTGCACTTCGTAATCGACGTGGACCGTGCCATGGAACTCCGTGCACGCTGGGAACGCTTCGAACACGACACGCCGCTGTGGTTGATCAACTGCCCGGACCGGCACTTGAGTCGTGCCGCATTCGATCTGGTCTGCCGGGTGCTCAGCGATCACCAGGACAGCAAGGTGACGGTACTGCTGCCGCGCCGCACTTTTTCACCGTTGCTCGGCCGGCTACTGCACGACCGCACCGCGGACAAGATGGCGCGCGCCGTCAGTCGCATCAGGGGTGCGACGGCGATCATCGTGCCTTACGATATCGAGTCCCGGATCGCCCGAGTGGCACCCAAAGGCCTTGCGCCTCAGGAAGCCAACGTCGCCCGGATGCACACGGTGACATAA
- a CDS encoding APC family permease: MDAEHRTWSSFSDVCKRGFLGRPLITDQLQHEKLSNPVALGVLSPDAISSTAYGSEQIMIELLPAAGMAAFALLLPITGVILLILVLVSASYRQVVMVYTRAGGSYVVARENFGPRVAQIAAAALLIDYVVTVAVQCAAGTVAVVSAIPALGPYSLEITVGVVLMMCFANLRGLREAGVRFAVPTYAFTAMVSLTIVAGLVREFIGNLPTYDPQQMTGVVPVHQGGGIIMGATLLIVLRAFANGGSSLTGVEAISNTVNSLRQPEGVNARRVMTVMACMLGFLLAGVAWLTHVTHAAPYVDGYPSMLSEIARAVFGHGVIGQVLYFLLQASTAAILYTGGNTSFNGFPALASFVAEDRFMPRPLMKRGHRLVFSNGILTLTALAVALLLITGGSVDALVPFYAIGVFTGFSMAGYGMTKHYWTDRGSGWRGKLAVNLSAGMLSTIVVGIFAVAKFTEGAWLIVVVFPLLVFALMRLNQKYRAEAAVLEVSHAKTPVFARYTRHRVLVFVDTVDLAEIEALRYANGLHADDLTAVHFMLDAMRAERLRQRWEHFDHHTPLRVVDCPDRHLARAAHDLVFRVLDDHPDTKITVLLPRRTYSPLVGRLLHDRTADKIARAVSRIPGATAQIVPYDIESRIAEVTRVL, from the coding sequence TTGGATGCTGAGCACAGAACATGGTCGTCGTTCTCCGACGTGTGTAAGCGTGGATTTCTCGGCAGACCACTGATCACCGATCAGCTGCAGCACGAGAAGTTATCCAATCCAGTTGCACTGGGCGTGCTTTCGCCCGATGCGATCTCATCGACTGCCTATGGCTCCGAACAGATCATGATCGAGCTATTGCCGGCTGCTGGAATGGCGGCTTTCGCATTGCTGCTCCCCATCACCGGCGTCATCCTGTTGATCCTGGTGCTGGTATCCGCGTCGTATCGCCAAGTGGTCATGGTCTACACGAGGGCGGGCGGTTCCTATGTCGTTGCGCGGGAGAACTTCGGTCCACGGGTGGCTCAAATTGCCGCCGCGGCGCTGCTGATTGACTACGTGGTGACCGTCGCGGTGCAATGCGCCGCCGGGACCGTCGCGGTGGTCTCGGCCATACCGGCACTGGGCCCGTACAGCTTGGAGATCACGGTGGGCGTCGTGCTGATGATGTGCTTCGCCAACCTTCGTGGGCTGCGGGAAGCCGGCGTTCGATTCGCAGTACCGACCTATGCCTTCACGGCGATGGTGTCGCTGACGATCGTCGCGGGACTGGTGCGCGAATTCATCGGCAATTTGCCGACATACGATCCGCAACAGATGACCGGTGTGGTGCCGGTCCATCAAGGTGGTGGCATCATCATGGGCGCAACCTTGTTGATCGTGCTGCGCGCGTTCGCCAACGGCGGTTCTTCGCTGACCGGTGTGGAAGCAATCTCCAACACGGTCAACAGTCTGCGCCAGCCCGAAGGTGTCAATGCCCGTCGGGTGATGACCGTGATGGCCTGCATGCTCGGGTTCTTGCTCGCGGGTGTGGCGTGGTTGACCCACGTCACGCACGCGGCACCCTATGTCGACGGTTATCCGTCGATGTTGTCCGAAATCGCCAGGGCGGTATTCGGGCACGGCGTGATCGGCCAAGTCCTGTATTTCTTGCTACAGGCATCTACCGCGGCGATCCTCTACACCGGCGGCAATACCAGCTTCAACGGATTCCCCGCATTGGCCAGTTTCGTTGCCGAAGATCGCTTCATGCCAAGGCCTTTGATGAAACGCGGTCACCGGTTGGTGTTCTCCAACGGGATTCTGACCCTCACCGCGTTGGCGGTGGCACTGCTCCTGATCACCGGCGGCTCCGTCGATGCGCTGGTGCCGTTCTACGCAATCGGCGTATTCACCGGGTTCTCGATGGCCGGCTACGGCATGACCAAGCACTATTGGACCGATCGCGGATCGGGCTGGCGAGGCAAACTTGCGGTCAACCTATCGGCAGGGATGCTATCGACGATCGTGGTCGGGATCTTCGCCGTGGCGAAGTTCACCGAAGGCGCGTGGCTGATCGTCGTCGTGTTCCCGCTGCTGGTCTTCGCGTTGATGCGGCTCAACCAGAAGTATCGCGCCGAGGCGGCCGTGCTGGAGGTGTCGCACGCCAAAACCCCAGTGTTCGCCCGGTATACGCGGCACCGAGTACTGGTTTTCGTCGATACCGTCGACCTCGCCGAAATCGAAGCGCTGCGCTACGCGAACGGGCTGCACGCCGACGACCTGACCGCGGTGCATTTCATGCTCGACGCCATGAGGGCCGAACGGCTACGGCAGCGTTGGGAGCACTTCGATCACCACACGCCGTTGCGCGTGGTCGATTGTCCGGACCGTCATTTAGCCAGGGCCGCACACGATTTGGTTTTCCGAGTACTCGACGATCACCCTGACACCAAGATCACGGTATTGCTGCCGCGGCGAACCTACTCGCCGCTGGTTGGCCGGCTCTTGCACGACCGCACGGCGGACAAGATCGCGCGCGCCGTCAGCCGCATCCCGGGTGCGACGGCCCAGATCGTGCCCTACGACATCGAGTCCCGGATTGCCGAAGTCACCCGGGTCTTGTGA
- a CDS encoding NAD-binding protein produces MHQCVIVSGDDALATTIIEELKRAGASVARLLDSDLAGARVKTELVKAGVVHASAIVCAGVDDATNLEIALLARKANPDIRVVARLANDVLREAVAADDGPSAILGVADLAAPAVVEACLARTTHPFQAAGTQFVVFGAEAPYDATLREIYGDLDPVAIVKGDNTFNAGEVVVCPGRDMRVSAGDWTAMIGTKSDLITAGIKVPSHTRTRSRQSRLRRVVNAVRTLSSDVNPAFYPVIVALGILIVGSTTLLHFSYTHPGMSWVDAFYFTNETITTTGYGDFSFAKQPTWLRFYAAMLMLGGVTTTALLVSFVADVMLSRRFVWSSGRPRARHLRNHIIVVGLSALGIRVVSDLITEGYDVAVIERDQTNPFLSTMDELDVPVIFGDATLRQTLEAARVQTARAVAVLTRDDMVNIETGIVIREMLAAQESATGNRWSEVPLVLRVYDHDLGSAVAHRFGFENVRSTVELAAPWFIGAAMGLQVLGTFSVGNRSFLVGSMRVQAGSELDGLQMFEVSTQTRVIAITRDDAPVQLHPRRDARLNAGDTVYLVGPYRELLATLRKGQPSTDGGLCPNGEYQVKRQSA; encoded by the coding sequence ATGCACCAGTGCGTCATCGTCAGCGGTGATGACGCGCTGGCGACCACGATCATCGAGGAGCTCAAAAGGGCGGGCGCAAGCGTTGCCAGACTCCTCGATTCCGACCTCGCCGGCGCCCGTGTCAAAACCGAGCTCGTCAAGGCCGGAGTCGTCCACGCGTCGGCCATCGTCTGCGCCGGGGTCGACGATGCCACCAATCTCGAGATCGCGCTGTTGGCCAGAAAGGCCAACCCGGACATTCGGGTCGTGGCTCGACTGGCCAATGATGTGCTGCGGGAAGCGGTCGCCGCCGACGACGGGCCCAGCGCGATTCTTGGCGTTGCCGACCTCGCAGCACCGGCGGTCGTCGAGGCATGTCTGGCCCGTACCACGCACCCGTTCCAGGCCGCCGGTACGCAGTTCGTGGTGTTCGGCGCCGAGGCGCCCTACGACGCGACATTGCGGGAGATCTACGGGGACCTCGACCCGGTCGCCATCGTCAAAGGCGACAACACGTTCAACGCCGGCGAAGTGGTCGTCTGCCCAGGCCGTGACATGCGAGTCAGCGCGGGCGACTGGACGGCCATGATCGGCACGAAAAGCGACCTGATCACCGCCGGGATCAAAGTCCCCAGCCACACCAGAACCCGGTCCCGGCAGTCCCGGTTGCGCCGGGTGGTCAACGCGGTGCGCACCTTGTCCAGTGACGTGAACCCCGCGTTCTATCCGGTGATCGTGGCCCTGGGGATATTGATCGTCGGGTCGACCACGCTGCTGCACTTCTCCTACACACACCCCGGGATGTCCTGGGTCGACGCGTTCTACTTCACCAACGAGACGATCACGACCACCGGATACGGAGACTTCAGCTTCGCCAAGCAACCGACCTGGCTTCGGTTCTACGCCGCCATGTTGATGCTGGGCGGCGTGACCACCACCGCCCTGCTGGTGTCGTTCGTCGCCGACGTCATGCTCTCACGTCGGTTCGTCTGGTCGTCCGGACGGCCGCGGGCACGGCACCTGCGCAACCACATCATTGTCGTCGGGCTCAGCGCCCTGGGCATTCGGGTCGTCAGCGACTTGATCACCGAGGGCTACGACGTCGCGGTGATCGAGCGCGACCAGACCAACCCCTTCTTGTCGACGATGGACGAACTCGACGTACCGGTGATATTCGGAGACGCCACGTTGCGACAGACACTGGAAGCCGCTCGTGTCCAGACCGCTCGTGCCGTGGCGGTGCTGACTCGTGACGACATGGTCAACATCGAGACCGGCATCGTGATCCGCGAGATGCTGGCCGCCCAGGAATCAGCCACCGGCAACCGGTGGAGCGAGGTCCCGTTGGTGTTACGGGTGTACGACCACGATCTCGGGTCTGCCGTTGCCCACCGGTTCGGCTTCGAAAACGTGCGCTCCACCGTCGAATTGGCCGCGCCGTGGTTCATCGGCGCCGCGATGGGTCTGCAAGTGCTGGGGACGTTCTCAGTCGGAAACCGGTCGTTCTTGGTCGGCAGTATGCGCGTGCAAGCCGGCAGTGAACTCGACGGGCTGCAGATGTTCGAGGTCTCCACGCAGACCCGGGTGATCGCAATCACCCGTGACGACGCTCCGGTTCAGCTGCATCCGCGCCGCGATGCCCGGCTCAACGCCGGGGACACCGTCTACCTGGTCGGCCCGTACCGGGAACTGCTGGCGACCCTGCGCAAGGGACAGCCGTCGACGGACGGCGGCCTGTGCCCGAACGGCGAGTACCAGGTGAAGCGTCAATCTGCCTAA
- a CDS encoding PPE family protein, SVP subgroup has protein sequence MGFGALPPEVNSGRMYAGPGSAPMLAAAQAWEDLATELYSTVNSYQAVVSGLTSGQWLGPSSAMMAGAATTYLTWMSRAAAQADQTAGQAMAAVSAYETAYAATVPPSEVAANRSLLMALVATNVLGQNTPQIAATEAEYGEMWAQDAAAMYGYAGSAAAATQLTPYSPPQQNTSPGGLTGQSNAVAQAAEVPASQSLFAVPQALSDAGSSLGVSSPLDLVDLGADAIAYGLDAPMSPLGAISLPIDLVGAQTGIHTDDIVSGWDAAGAGPEAVVKSVTPPVSATPPDVVSRGVSAGLGEADAVGRLSVPPTWVSATPAVRPIALALPAAPAAVAPQAAGFNVESTFGEMAMAGTAGRAIREGFGPRSRDQHGAPAIARQASEVDDAAAENEPRTVVTGIAAEIRDFARLRDEGLISDDEYIEQRNRLLGR, from the coding sequence ATCGGCTTCGGGGCGCTCCCGCCGGAGGTGAATTCCGGCCGCATGTATGCAGGGCCCGGGTCCGCGCCGATGCTAGCCGCTGCGCAGGCATGGGAAGACCTTGCCACGGAACTGTATTCGACGGTCAACTCCTACCAAGCGGTGGTCTCAGGACTTACCTCAGGGCAGTGGCTGGGTCCCTCCTCGGCGATGATGGCCGGCGCCGCGACCACCTACCTGACGTGGATGAGCAGGGCCGCGGCACAGGCCGACCAGACGGCCGGTCAAGCCATGGCCGCCGTTTCGGCCTACGAAACGGCTTACGCCGCGACAGTCCCGCCGTCGGAGGTAGCCGCGAACCGCAGCCTGCTGATGGCGTTGGTGGCCACGAATGTGTTGGGACAGAACACGCCGCAGATCGCCGCGACGGAAGCCGAATATGGCGAGATGTGGGCACAAGACGCGGCGGCGATGTACGGATACGCGGGCTCAGCGGCGGCGGCTACGCAGCTGACGCCGTATAGCCCGCCGCAGCAGAACACCAGTCCGGGCGGACTGACCGGCCAGTCGAACGCGGTGGCGCAGGCCGCTGAGGTGCCAGCCTCGCAGTCGCTGTTCGCGGTACCGCAGGCACTGTCCGACGCGGGCTCGTCACTTGGCGTGTCATCGCCGCTGGACCTGGTGGACCTGGGCGCCGACGCGATCGCCTACGGGCTCGACGCGCCCATGTCGCCGCTGGGGGCAATATCCCTTCCGATCGACCTAGTCGGCGCGCAGACCGGTATACACACCGACGACATCGTCAGCGGCTGGGACGCCGCGGGTGCCGGGCCCGAGGCCGTGGTCAAGAGCGTGACTCCGCCTGTCTCGGCAACCCCGCCGGATGTCGTGTCCCGCGGGGTGTCCGCCGGGTTGGGCGAGGCCGACGCCGTCGGCAGGCTGTCGGTGCCGCCCACTTGGGTGTCCGCAACACCGGCGGTGCGCCCGATCGCGCTGGCGTTACCGGCCGCACCGGCCGCCGTCGCACCACAGGCTGCGGGGTTCAACGTGGAAAGCACCTTCGGTGAGATGGCCATGGCGGGCACCGCTGGACGAGCCATCCGCGAGGGCTTCGGCCCGCGAAGTCGGGACCAGCACGGCGCGCCGGCGATCGCACGCCAGGCCAGCGAGGTCGACGACGCTGCCGCCGAGAACGAGCCGCGGACGGTGGTCACCGGAATCGCTGCGGAGATACGCGATTTCGCGCGGTTGCGCGATGAAGGGCTGATCTCCGACGACGAGTACATCGAGCAACGGAATCGACTGCTGGGCCGCTGA